CGGCTTCCAGTCGCAGTCGACCGCGATGGCGTGCCAGGCGTTTGAGTGTGAAACCGCCATCGAGCACCGCCACCACGACCCGGCCTGGTCTGGGGTCGAGGCTGCGGTCCACCACCAGCAGATCGCCGTCGTGAATGCCGGCGCCGGTCATGGAATCGCCGCTCACTCTTAGAAAGAATGTGCTGGTGGGATGGCGGATCAGCTGGTCGTTGAGATCGATTCCTACCTCCACGTAATCGTCCGCGGGGGAGGGAAAGCCTGCGGCCACCCGTTCGCCAGCCAGGGGCAGGAGAAGCGGATGGCGCTGGGAGCGCAGGGGCAGCGGTACTGGGCTGAAGGAGTGATCGAACGCCACAGAAGCGCAACGAGCAAGGCAGGCTTCTAGATTAGTACAGATGTTCTAATTGTCTGGGTTTGGGCGTTGCCCCAGGGTCTGGCGGATGCATGCAGCAAGCCCGGCAGCAATCAGCGCCTGAGCCTGGGCATCGAAGTGAACACCATCCAGGGACGAGGGATTGGCCACGGGCTGCACGTCGAAACAGGTCACGTCAAGTTCAGCGGCCAGTCGGTGGTAGTGCTCGGCCACGTCCTTGGATTTCAGCGCGGCCCCCTCGAATCCCCAGGCCAACGACTGGCTGGTGATCAGCACAGCCGGTGGCGTCATCAGGATGATCTGCGGTGCGGTGTGTTCTTGAAGGCGGGGACCGCAGTTCAGGGCCCGGCGGGTGTCGTGAATCAGGATGCGAGCACCTGCCGCGATCTGAGCGGCGGAGAGATTGAGATAGCCCTTGCAGTCGTTGCACCCCAGGGCAAGGATCACCACATCGATTGGTTTGTGGCTGTGCAGAGCCGTCATTAAGTCGGCCCGTCCGTTGCAGCTGTAGTCGCCGCCGTAGTTCGCGGCTCCGATGGGATCGTCGTGCAGCCAGGTGCGGGAATTGAGTCCTTCCTCCGCGGTTCGCCAGGGGAGTGCAGGCCTGGTTCGGTTCAGAGCATGCTCCAGCTGATTCGGCCATCGCGTTGACTGCGGAAAGCGCCCGCTGCCATCCGGGTTGAATCCCCAGGTGTTGGAGTCGCCAAAGCAGAGGACGGTTCGGGGGTCCTGGATGGTCGCTGGCATCGATGGTGTGGACGCACGTCCTTTCAGTTCAGCGACGACTTGGGTTGGCTGCCAACGCGGTTCCGATCAGTGAGGATGCCCGGACTGCATGCGCTCCAATGGCTGAGACTCCTTACCTCGTGGCTTTGGCCCTGATCGAACAGGGAGGAGCGCGAGCGCTTCCCCTTGCGGGGCGTTCACTCAAGGCCGAGGAAGCCAGTGCTGATCAGCCAACCCAAGCAGCCCATGGCCTGGCTTTGGAGCTGTTGCTGCGTGTCTGGCAGCGCAGTGACGACAACGTTCTGAAGCGAGCCTGCGGAAACGAGAGTCTGCTGCTGGTGGAGCTGGCGATGGAGCGTTTGCCGGAGGACCTTCCGGCGTTGAAAGCAGCCTGGTTGAACAGCGGCGATACCGAGGCTTTCTGCACAGGTTTGCGGGCGATGAGCGGACGCGCCTGGACGATGAGCATCGCCAAATTTCAGCCAGTGACCCTCACGCCCTGGAGAGTCTGTGGTGGATCATGACCTCCTCGCTCAACCTGAATCGACAACCGGCCCTTGTGCCAGCTGATCTGCAGCTGCGGATGGAGGTGTTGCAGATTCGATAGACCACAGGCTCTAATTCTGGAGACTGGGCACAAAAGGGAGCTGCTCCATGGCCGATGAGATGGGTTCTGATCCCTGCGTGACACCCGAGCAGATCATGGGAGCGTCTCAGCAGAGCGCTGGAGGGCATCGCAAAGGAACCACCTCAGCGTTTTTTCTGAATGCGGAATGGGCGCTGCGCCAGCCGCAACGCACGGAGCATGACCGCCTACAGGCTGCTGCCTGTGAACGAATGCTGCGCCGCCAGATGGTCGACATCGTGCGTTCCAACGGCGTGGGTGATCTGTTCGACTGGCGTGATCAGGACATCGCCGAAATCTGCCGTCAGGAGCTCGAGCAGCGGGGCGGGGAAGCGGTGCAAGCCTTTGATGCTGACAATCGGGCGGCACTCGCCGCCGGTGATGTGTGTGGATTCACCGGTGAAGATCTCCTACCTGCGGATCAGGATTACGGAGCTTCAGCCGCCGCCACTGAGGTCAGCACCCACCGCTCCGATGCCTTGCTGCAAGAGCATCTGGAGCGTCAGAGAGGAGTGAGAAAAGGAACCTTCGGTGCATTCTGTGCCAACTACCGGCTGGCGCGGCAGCATCCCAACCCGGCGAGTTCCGCCGCTGCCGAAATGATGCGCGAGCTGTTGCCCCACGTCCGTCAGCTGGGGTATCTGCGATGGTGGCGCTGCCGGGATGCCTGGGCAGACGCGTTGGCTGCGGATGCATGAGCTGAAGACCATTCATGCCCGGTGGTACGGGCTGCCTTGAAGAATGGCCTGAGCCCGGAACAGCTGTTCGAGCAGCAGCAGCCGGGCCAGTTCATGGGGGAAGGTCATCGGTGAGAGGCTCAGTTGCCAGCGGGCGGCAGCTTTGAGTTCATCGGTGAGTCCATCGGCGCCGCCGATCACAAAAGCCAGGCGTTCATTGCCGAACTGGTCGAGTCGCGTGGCGAAGGGCACCGAGGCGAGGGTGTCACCCTGCTCCATCAGCATCACCGGGAGTTCATCGGATCGCAGAGCGGCACGGATCGCCTCCGCCTCCTTCTCTCTGCTGCTGTCCTTGAGTTCCACCACGGTGAGCCCAGGGAGTCGTTTGAGGTAGAGCTCCACCCCTTCCTGTACCCAAGCCTTGCGTACCTTGCCAACAGCAATGATCCGGCAGCGGGAGATGTTCATGCCGCGTCGTCGAGAATCCAGGTGTCCTTGAGGCTGCCGCCGCGGTTCAGATTCACGATTGAGGACCCAGGGGGTGCCACGCGGGTGAGCACTCCTGGAAGCACCTGGGGCGTATCTCCAAGCAAAGAGACGGGCCGGAGATCAACGGCGCAGTGTTGGAGCTGTTCCCCAATCAACGTCGGCAGGGTGTGCAGCACCTGCGCCGGTTGGGCGATGAAACGCTCAGGGTGTGCTTGCAGAGACGCCGCCATTGCATCGCATTCAGCTGCGGAGGCGGTTGGACCATGGAGCATGTCGAAACCTCCGGCACCGTCCACCGGCTTCACCACCATCTGCTTGAGCTGGTGAAGCACATGCTCCAGTTCTTTCGGTTCCCGGCAACTGAACGTTGGCACCTGCTCGATCAGGGCCTCTTCGCCGAGGTAGTAGCGAATCATGGCGCCAACGTGCCGATACAGGGCCTTGTCGCTGCCGATCCCGGCTCCAGGGAGATTGGCGATCTGCACGTTTCCGGCCGCGGCCACCCGTTTCAGGCCTGGCACGCCAAGCCAGGCACTGGATCCATCGGGCTCCATGCCGATGCGATCCTCATTGCGGCGATAGATCACATCCACCGGCAGCTTCTGTCCGTGTTGAAGGAGAAACACCTGGTTTTGATCGCAATGCAGATCCTCTGGGCGCGCCAGGGCAATCCCCATCGCTGCAGCCAGAAAGCGGTGCTCACTGATCTCGGTGCTCACGGTGCTGGGGGTGAGCAACACGATCAGCGGATCATCCTGATAGGGGCAGAGCTGA
The sequence above is a segment of the Synechococcus sp. PROS-7-1 genome. Coding sequences within it:
- a CDS encoding SGNH/GDSL hydrolase family protein translates to MPATIQDPRTVLCFGDSNTWGFNPDGSGRFPQSTRWPNQLEHALNRTRPALPWRTAEEGLNSRTWLHDDPIGAANYGGDYSCNGRADLMTALHSHKPIDVVILALGCNDCKGYLNLSAAQIAAGARILIHDTRRALNCGPRLQEHTAPQIILMTPPAVLITSQSLAWGFEGAALKSKDVAEHYHRLAAELDVTCFDVQPVANPSSLDGVHFDAQAQALIAAGLAACIRQTLGQRPNPDN
- a CDS encoding LexA family transcriptional regulator — encoded protein: MAFDHSFSPVPLPLRSQRHPLLLPLAGERVAAGFPSPADDYVEVGIDLNDQLIRHPTSTFFLRVSGDSMTGAGIHDGDLLVVDRSLDPRPGRVVVAVLDGGFTLKRLARHRGRLRLEAANPDYPPLELEGCGDMQIWGVAIHVIHPL
- a CDS encoding 23S rRNA (pseudouridine(1915)-N(3))-methyltransferase RlmH; amino-acid sequence: MNISRCRIIAVGKVRKAWVQEGVELYLKRLPGLTVVELKDSSREKEAEAIRAALRSDELPVMLMEQGDTLASVPFATRLDQFGNERLAFVIGGADGLTDELKAAARWQLSLSPMTFPHELARLLLLEQLFRAQAILQGSPYHRA
- a CDS encoding circularly permuted type 2 ATP-grasp protein; protein product: MTPAEAIHTTLQQIALKEWQELQVSGQDHLTRHGVQIKDSVVPYDPWPRVIHGADWDGLCAGISQRHRAINCFVADVYSRQLILQDGVIAREEIEGSPLWQSDLQGLFSPDHCWCLINGLDLIGGRQQGWRVLEDNLRRVGGHGYAVGIREASWTAGLAKNAAHQPRPVLQGLQQLRAALHQLCPYQDDPLIVLLTPSTVSTEISEHRFLAAAMGIALARPEDLHCDQNQVFLLQHGQKLPVDVIYRRNEDRIGMEPDGSSAWLGVPGLKRVAAAGNVQIANLPGAGIGSDKALYRHVGAMIRYYLGEEALIEQVPTFSCREPKELEHVLHQLKQMVVKPVDGAGGFDMLHGPTASAAECDAMAASLQAHPERFIAQPAQVLHTLPTLIGEQLQHCAVDLRPVSLLGDTPQVLPGVLTRVAPPGSSIVNLNRGGSLKDTWILDDAA